One Brassica napus cultivar Da-Ae chromosome C2, Da-Ae, whole genome shotgun sequence DNA window includes the following coding sequences:
- the LOC125581862 gene encoding signal peptidase complex subunit 3B-like encodes MHSFGYRANALLTFAVTILAFICAIASFSDNFSNQAPSAQIQILNINWFQKQPHGNDEVSLTMNITADLQSLFTWNTKQVFAFVAAEYETSKNTLNQVSLWDAIIPEKEEANFWIQISNKYRFIDQGHNLRGKDFNLTLHWHVMPKTGKMFADKIVMSGYRLPNAYR; translated from the exons ATGCATTCTTTTGGGTACAGAGCGAATGCTCTCCTCACATTCGCTGTCACGATACTTGCCTTCATCTGCGCGATTGCGTCCTTCTCTGATAACTTCAGTAACCAAGCACCCTCTGCTCAGATCCAG ATATTGAATATCAATTGGTTTCAGAAGCAACCCCATGGGAATGATGAG gtCAGCTTGACAATGAACATAACAGCGGacttgcagtcattatttactTGGAACACAAAGCAG GTATTCGCTTTTGTAGCAGCAGAGTATGAAACCTCAAAGAATACCCTGAATCAG GTTTCTCTATGGGATGCTATAATACCAGAGAAAGAGGAAGCCAACTTCTGGATTCAAATCTCAAACAAGTACCGTTTCATAGACCAG GGACACAACCTCCGAGGGAAAGACTTCAACTTGACACTCCACTGGCATGTCATGCCCAAGACTGGCAAGATGTTTGCTGACAAAATAGTCATGTCTGGTTATCGTCTACCGAATGCGTACAGATGA
- the LOC125581861 gene encoding mevalonate kinase-like, whose product MEVKARAPGKIILAGEHAVVHGSTAVAAAIDLYTYVTLRLPLQSDENNDRLTLQLKNLSLEFTWSVARLKEGIAYDSSNVSPSTPASCSSQTLKSIAVLVEEQNIPEAKIQLSSGISTFLWLYTSVLGFIPATVIITTELPYGSGLGSSAAFCVALTAALIASSSSDKTRGDGWSSLDETNLELLNKWAFEGEKIIHGKPSGIDNTVSAYGNMIKFCSGEITRLKSNMPLRMLITNTKVGRNTKALVSGVSERAVRHPEAMNSVFNAVDSISKEVAAIIQTKDEMSVTEKEERVKELMEMNQGLLESMGVSHSSTDTVIQTTHKHKLTSKLTGAGGGGCVLTLLPTLVSGTVVDKVVQELESSGFQCFTASIGGNGAEICF is encoded by the exons ATGGAAGTGAAAGCTAGAGCTCCGGGGAAGATCATACTTGCAGGTGAACACGCTGTTGTCCATGGTTCCACAGCTGTAGCTGCAGCCATTGATCTCTACACTTACGTCACTCTTCGCCTTCCTCTTCAATCAG atgaaaacaatgataggcTTACACTTCAGCTCAAGAACCTTTCCTTGGAGTTTACTTGGTCTGTAGCAAGACTCAAAGAAGGGATTGCTTACGATTCAAGCAATGTTTCACCTTCAACGCCGGCTTCATGCTCCAGCCAGACACTTAAATCAATAGCTGTTTTGGTTGAAGAGCAAAACATTCCAGAGGCAAAGATCCAGCTCTCCTCTGGGATCTCCACCTTTCTCTGGCTTTACACCAGCGTCCTAGG ATTCATTCCGGCTACTGTCATCATTACAACTGAGCTTCCATACGGATCAGGCCTCGGTTCATCAGCAGCTTTCTGTGTAGCTCTCACAGCTGCTCTCATTGCATCTTCTAGTTCAGACAAAACTCGTGGTGACGGTTGGTCTTCTCTAGATGAAACCAATCTCGAGTTGCTGAACAAATGGGCGTTTGAAGGAGAAAAGATCATCCATGGGAAGCCTTCAGGGATAGACAACACCGTCAGTGCATACG GGAACATGATCAAGTTCTGCTCAGGGGAGATAACTCGGTTAAAGTCAAACATGCCTCTGAGGATGTTAATCACCAACACTAAAGTTGGTCGGAACACGAAGGCTCTGGTCTCTGGTGTGTCAGAGAGAGCGGTCAGACATCCAGAGGCGATGAACTCGGTGTTCAATGCTGTGGACTCTATAAGCAAAGAGGTGGCTGCCATCATCCAAACTAAAGACGAGATGTCTGTtacagagaaagaagagaggGTAAAAGAACTCATGGAGATGAACCAAGGCTTGCTGGAGTCAATGGGGGTTAGCCACAGCTCGACTGATACCGTGATACAAACCACTCATAAGCACAAACTTACCTCAAAACTGACTGGAGCTGGTGGCGGCGGATGCGTCCTTACTCTCTTACCTACAC TGGTTTCAGGGACGGTGGTGGACAAAGTGGTGCAAGAGCTAGAGTCCAGTGGTTTTCAGTGCTTCACTGCTTCAATTGGTGGTAACGGAGCTGAGATTTGCTTTTGA
- the LOC125581864 gene encoding pentatricopeptide repeat-containing protein At5g27460-like: MKGNKIPRNVLSYNLWMNACCEVNGVAGVESVYMEMVDDTSVEVGWSSLCTLANVYIKGGFVEKASLVLESAEKKLNRSNRLGYFFLIKLYASLGNKEGVVKLWEASKSVSGRATCANYICVLTSLVKLGDIAEAERVFSEWEETCFNYDVRVSNVLLGAYMRGGDIRRAEALHHRVLERGGTPNYKTWEILMEGFVKCQSMEKAIDAMHRAFEVMKHCHWRPSQKIVMAIAEYFEKEAKMDEANGYVRDLHRLGLASLPLYRLLLRMPEHVQRPASDIYEMMKLDKIIMDRES; this comes from the coding sequence ATGAAAGGGAACAAGATACCGAGAAATGTTCTTTCTTACAATCTCTGGATGAACGCGTGCTGTGAGGTAAACGGTGTTGCAGGTGTGGAGTCTGTTTACATGGAGATGGTTGATGACACGAGCGTTGAAGTTGGGTGGAGCTCCTTGTGTACTCTAGCGAATGTTTATATTAAAGGTGGTTTTGTTGAGAAGGCGAGTTTGGTGCTTGAGAGTGCGGAGAAGAAGTTGAATAGAAGCAATAGGCTTGGGTACTTCTTCCTCATCAAACTCTATGCATCTTTAGGAAACAAGGAAGGAGTTGTGAAGCTTTGGGAAGCTTCCAAGTCTGTTTCCGGCAGGGCTACTTGTGCAAACTACATATGCGTGTTGACATCCTTGGTGAAACTTGGTGATATTGCAGAGGCTGAAAGGGTGTTTAGTGAATGGGAGGAGACATGTTTTAACTATGATGTTAGAGTCTCCAATGTTCTTTTGGGTGCTTACATGCGTGGTGGAGATATCCGCAGAGCCGAGGCGTTGCACCACCGTGTGTTGGAGAGAGGAGGTACTCCAAACTATAAGACTTGGGAGATTTTGATGGAGGGGTTTGTGAAGTGCCAGAGTATGGAGAAAGCCATTGATGCTATGCACCGAGCATTCGAAGTTATGAAGCACTGTCATTGGAGACCGTCACAAAAGATTGTCATGGCCATTGCTGAGTACTTTGAGAAGGAGGCGAAGATGGATGAAGCAAACGGATATGTTAGAGATTTACATCGTTTAGGTCTTGCAAGCTTGCCGTTATACAGATTATTACTTAGAATGCCTGAACATGTCCAGAGGCCAGCTTCTGACATCTATGAAATGATGAAGTTGGACAAAATTATAATGGATAGAGAAAGTTAA
- the LOC111199959 gene encoding serine--tRNA ligase, cytoplasmic-like: protein MLDINLFREEKGNNPEIIRESQRRRFASVEVVDEIIRLDKEWRQRQFEVDSFRKEFNKLNKQVAKLKISGADASEVIQQTEKNKRDATEKEAEVREAYAALKAKLETVGNLIHDSVPVNNDEANNAVNDAWGEKLVASPGFKLKNHVDLVELLDIADTKRGAEIAGARGFFLKGDGLLLNQALINFGLTFLKKRGFTGLQPPFFMRKDVMAKCAQLAQFDEELYKVTGEGDDKYLIATAEQPLCAYHIDEWIPPSALPIRYAGYSSCFRKEAGSHGRDTLGIFRVHQFEKIEQFCITGPNENDSWKMLDEMMQNSKDFYQALKLPYQIVTIVSGALNDAAAKKYDLEAWFPSSETYRELVSCSNCTDYQARRLEIRYGQKKSNEQAKQYVHMLNSTLTATERTICCILENYQRENGVEIPKVLQPFMGGETFLPFKAKPVAADTKGKKSKA from the exons ATGTTGGACATCAATCTATTCCGGGAAGAGAAGGGAAACAACCCCGAGATCATCCGCGAATCCCAACGCCGGAGATTCGCCAGCGTCGAAGTCGTCGACGAGATCATCAGGCTCGACAAAGAATGGCGCCAGC GTCAATTCGAAGTAGATAGTTTCCGCAAGGAGTTCAACAAGCTGAACAAGCAAGTCGCCAAGCTCAAGATC TCTGGTGCTGATGCGAGTGAGGTGATTCAACAAACGGAGAAGAACAAACGTGATGCTACTGAGAAGGAGGCTGAGGTTCGTGAAGCTTACGCTGCGTTGAAGGCTAAGTTGGAGACTGTTGGGAATCTCATCCACGACTCTGTTCCCGTTAACAACGATGAG GCGAACAATGCTGTGAACGATGCTTGGGGTGAGAAGCTTGTTGCTTCCCCTGGTTTTAAGCTGAAAAACCATGTGGATCTCGTTGAGCTTCTTGATATCGCAGATACCAAGAGAG GTGCTGAGATTGCTGGAGCAAGAGGCTTTTTTCTGAAAGGAGATGGGTTGCTACTTAACCAAGCTCTTATCAACTTTGGACTCACCTTCTTGAAAAAGAGAGGTTTCACTGGACTGCAGCCTCCTTTCTTCATGAGGAAGGATGTCATGGCCAAGTGCGCACAGTTGGCTCAGTTTGATGAAGAGCTTTACAAG GTGACTGGTGAAGGAGATGACAAGTACCTTATTGCTACTGCTGAGCAACCTCTTTGTGCATACCATATTGATGAATGGATCCCTCCGAGTGCGCTTCCCATAAG ATATGCTGGTTACTCGTCCTGCTTTAGAAAAGAAGCTGGTTCCCACGGAAGAGACACACTTGGCATTTTCCGTGTTCACCAGTTTGAGAAGATTGAACAGTTCTGCATCACTGGTCCTAACGAGAATGATTCGTGGAAAATGCTTGACGAGATGATGCAGAACTCGAAAGATTTTTATCAAGCG CTAAAACTTCCATACCAAATCGTTACCATCGTCTCGGGAGCTCTGAACGACGCAGCTGCTAAGAAGTACGACTTGGAAGCGTGGTTTCCTTCGTCGGAGACTTACAGAGAGCTCGTGTCGTGTTCCAACTGCACAGACTACCAAGCCCGAAGACTTGAGATCCGATACGGTCAGAAGAAG AGCAATGAGCAGGCGAAGCAGTACGTACACATGCTGAACTCGACTCTTACCGCCACCGAGAGAACCATCTGCTGCATCCTCGAGAACTACCAGCGAGAGAATGGCGTGGAGATCCCTAAGGTTTTGCAGCCTTTCATGGGCGGAGAGACGTTTTTGCCTTTCAAGGCTAAGCCAGTGGCTGCAGACACCAAAGGCAAAAAGTccaaagcttga